One region of Plasmodium vivax chromosome 7, whole genome shotgun sequence genomic DNA includes:
- a CDS encoding hypothetical protein, conserved (encoded by transcript PVX_099905A), which translates to MEPKRERSSIKISLNLSANKRDDKSVSECNTGGDGDSRIKSKSKEVSQALGLIEDIRSGTFNYKDLQEIYFMNDVDLEKMIIDAKGAEEGNPEREAQDAGHSPYGGETMYGGETLYRGEDAHGESAIRSKEFTQGKLLQSGGANLHSPMHSNERSLTNENEEDNGASGRNVYVLNNQVGKVCIIRFPPEVSKEIKKNLLKKNLHLEIEPTSLLNSRLFIIHFRNINKKFWGILLELSTHIEVHKTLDRNNLYKTNDVSQMIYVYDPSEKKKKKKKKCKKMIKNFIKNNFQLNCGISDRVQNFHFENYAKLFKYHDIYFAEKFLHDYLNAKYYDYYDMYVKTYTEMHTHLRIGRESHKKQNEIVDERTDISEIINSLDNTYSIMRELEKETGGDISLETLLNYEITNENYESDVSDLLMGGSHYLRKRA; encoded by the exons ATGGAACCAAAGAGGGAGAGAAGCTCCATAAAAATCTCGCTCAACCTGAGCGCGAACAAGAGGGATGACAAAAGTGTCAGCGAATGCAACACTGGGGGGGATGGGGATTCCCGGATCAAGTCAAAGTCGAAGGAGGTTTCACAGGCCTT AGGCCTCATCGAGGACATCCGGAGCGGCACGTTCAACTACAAAGACCTGCAGGAAATCTACTTCATGAACGACGTGgacttggaaaaaatgatcatcGACGCGAAGGGCGCGGAGGAGGGGAACCCCGAGAGGGAGGCCCAGGACGCGGGGCACAGCCCCTACGGGGGGGAGACCATGTACGGTGGGGAGACCTTGTACCGTGGAGAGGACGCCCATGGTGAGAGCGCCATCCGTTCGAAGGAGTTCACCCAAGGGAAGCTGCTCCAGAGCGGGGGAGCGAACCTACATAGCCCCATGCACAGCAACGAGAGGAGCCTcacaaatgaaaatgaagaagacaACGGAGCGAGTGGAAGAAATGTATATGTGCTGAATAACCAAGTGGGGAAAGTGTGCATCATCAGATTCCCCCCGGAGGTCTccaaagaaataaaaaaaaatcttttaaaaaaaaatctccatTTGGAAATCGAACCAACCAGCTTGTTAAACTCGCGACTGTTCATTATACATTtcagaaatataaataaaaagttttgGGGAATCCTTCTCGAACTGTCAACCCATATAGAGGTACATAAAACGTTGGACCGAAACAACCTCTACAAGACGAACGACGTTTCGCAGATGATTTATGTGTATGACccaagtgagaaaaaaaaaaaaaaaaaaaaaaaatgcaaaaaaatgataaaaaattttataaaaaataattttcaattaaaCTGTGGTATCAGCGATAGGGTACAAAATTTCCACTTTGAAAATTATGCAAAGCTTTTTAAATACCATGACATTTATTTTGCGGAGAAGTTCCTTCATGACTACTTGAATGCAAAGTATTATGACTACTACGACATGTATGTGAAGACGTACACGGAGATGCACACGCACCTCCGCATCGGTCGAGAGAGCCACAAAAAACAGAACGAAATTGTTGATGAACGGACCGACATTTCGGAGATCATCAATTCTTTGGACAACACCTACAGCATCATGAGGGAGCTGGAGAAGGAGACCGGCGGCGACATTTCGCTCGAGACCCTCCTGAACTATGAAATCACCAACGAGAACTACGAGTCGGACGTCTCCGACCTGTTGATGGGCGGCAGCCACTACTTGAGGAAGCGGGCCTAG
- a CDS encoding hypothetical protein, conserved (encoded by transcript PVX_099910A), with the protein MGNFLGLKENKYNKTNINIFEKRYGYNLNELHSYVYKINLPLKPRYVGYVLEEKGKRPSGEPPCGDDPKVTSPTHGEGNSMGEGDSMGDAAEGSQPAPVDLYNRYDRDNLHNSSNIYQNKLKINQQGWQHDQQQGWQHDQQQGRHNQQQGRHNQQKGHHNQQGRHHDQQGRHHDQQKYADMYVHMSYDKNYTYDEHKNNIYAEDSLYNYVSKKNPILMPPKKGGVKKTYANLCLNYYNNLDTCVIKKYQKNVQNRKYKFTRLHTCKPHYILFSRCVKYRDRKLMNEIKKVELNYYNSLSRGSRSLYLNEFTTNLSYHEYLISKMHDGVEKIKIKKELNELRERYNHIVKYADAGFTDAPKFEPPQGKTYISKKKHMLLNI; encoded by the exons ATGGGGAATTTCCTCGGGTTAAAGGAAAAC AAATACAATAAGACCAACATAAACATCTTTGAGAAGCGGTACGGCTATAACCTGAACGAGCTGCACAGCTACGTCTACAAAATCAACCTGCCGCTGAAGCCGCGCTACGTGGGCTATGTGCTagaggagaaggggaagcggccaagTGGGGAACCTCCCTGTGGAGATGACCCCAAAGTAACTTCCCCCACACACGGGGAGGGCAACAGCATGGGGGAGGGCGACAGCATGGGGGACGCCGCGGAAGGAAGCCAACCCGCCCCAGTGGACTTATACAACCGGTACGACAGAGACAACCTGCACAACTCAAGCAAcatttatcaaaataaattaaaaataaaccagCAGGGGTGGCAGCATGATCAGCAGCAGGGGTGGCAGCATGATCAGCAGCAGGGGCGGCATAACCAGCAGCAGGGGCGGCATAACCAGCAGAAGGGGCATCACAACCAGCAGGGGCGGCATCACGACCAGCAGGGGCGGCATCACGACCAGCAGAAGTACGCAGACATGTACGTGCACATGTCGTATGACAAAAACTACACCTACGACGAGcacaaaaataacatttacgCGGAGGACAGTCTCTACAATTATGTCTCGAAAAAGAACCCCATCTTAatgccccccaaaaaaggaggggtaAAGAAGACCTACGCGAACTTGTGCCTAAATTACTACAACAATTTGGACACCTGCGTGATTAAAAAGTATCAAAAGAATGTTCAAAACAGGAAGTACAAATTTACCCGCCTGCACACGTGCAAGCCGCACTAC ATCCTCTTCTCCCGCTGCGTAAAGTACCGAGACAGGAAGCTCatgaacgaaataaaaaaagtggagcTCAACTACTACAACTCCCTGAGCAGGGGCAGCAG atcGCTCTACCTGAACGAGTTCACCACTAACTTGAGTTACCACGAG TACCTCATCAGCAAAATGCACGACGGAGTGGAAAAGATAAA GATCAAGAAAGAACTAAACGAACTACGGGAGAGGTACAACCACATCGTGAAATACGCCGACGCGGGGTTTACAGACGCGCCCAAGTTTGAACCACCCCAGGGGAAGACCTACATAAGCAAGAAGAAACACATGCTGCTAAACATATAA
- a CDS encoding hypothetical protein (encoded by transcript PVX_099900A) — MELLSLFGSILGALSWVIVKWKEQKKKEKKKKRKRGQSPFRREATVCVFSCLAFLWANLLSGVTSRRFPWPSKYVALQCASPSWPVRFSKGGSSPGALTKLSCQKGGLQKGPRRGEVDKTATGKRRLMKRPTKWPTKRPTKRLMKRPTKWPTKRPTKRLTKRPTKRPTKRPTKRPWQKCPSELQLRTVARGFAANKTTPRCAPTEC; from the coding sequence ATGGAGCTTCTCTCCCTCTTTGGTTCCATTTTGGGAGCATTATCGTGGGTGATAGTCAAGtggaaggaacaaaaaaaaaaagaaaaaaagaaaaaaagaaaaaggggacaatCGCCCTTCCGTAGGGAAGCCACAGTATGTGTGTTCTCCTGTTTGGCTTTCCTCTGGGCCAACCTCCTCAGTGGAGTAACATCACGGCGGTTTCCTTGGCCCTCCAAATATGTCGCCCTGCAGTGTGCCTCTCCAAGCTGGCCAGTCCGCttttcaaaaggggggagttCGCCTGGGGCGCTCACAAAGTTGAGTTgtcaaaaagggggcttACAAAAGGGCCCGCGCAGAGGAGAAGTTGACAAAACGGCCACGGGAAAGAGACGGCTGATGAAGCGACCGACGAAATGGCCGACGAAGCGACCGACGAAACGGCTGATGAAGCGACCGACGAAATGGCCGACGAAGCGACCGACGAAACGGCTGACGAAGCGACCGACGAAGCGACCGACGAAGCGACCGACGAAGCGACCGTGGCAAAAGTGCCCTAGCGAGTTGCAACTCCGCACAGTCGCACGGGGGTTCGCGGCAAACAAAACAACCCCCCGTTGCGCGCCCACGGAATGTTAA